The DNA region TGGGCTGCGGGCGTTCGTTCGGTGCAGGTGGGTCCGACCCAGATCCAGATACGGCAGATTCATCTTCTTCGACCGACTTCCTGTGTTTTTcgattttatttctctctcctctgtaTGTCGTTTCCAACGCTGTTTCTGTCATTTTCTCCCTCTACCCCTCCGTCAGCCTATCCTCTCCTCTTTTACATAGTTTGTGGCAGGTTGATATTAGGGTACGGAGTCTGcgacttatttatagcttatacaactatatttggtaaatggtaaatgaatataaaataaaatctatcTATAATAAAAAGATGTATCGGATAACAACACTACATAGGGTAGATAGTTATATCGGTTAAATCTATACTAGtaagctaaaccatatatatctaCCGGCAGTGCTTTGTAAATCtactttctatattttctgtATTCTCTCCTATACATACTtgtagtcatcaatataaatcctttagccaaagttctccttgcattttctctattctgttctttgtgttcatttagatcgagtgtgtgtaTTGTTGTGCGATCATagcaactggtatcagagctaggcggaagtcaccacgatctgtgaagatggaaagttcaaatattgaaattgagaagttcgatggatccgatttcggtttttggaagatgcagattgaagattatctgtaccagaaaaatcttcacgaacccctgTTGGGGGTAAaaccggataccatgaccacggagcagtggaagctcaaggatcgacaagccttagggctgattcggttgacgctatccagaaacgtaaAGTcagataccatgaccacggagtagtggaagctcaaggatcgacaagccttagggctgattcggttgacgctatccacaaacgtggcgtttaacatcatcaaggagaagacaatgtCAGATTTGTTGAAGGCACTGTTGAATATGTACAAAAAATCGTTGGGTATGAataaggtgtatttgatgcggagattgttcaatctaagatgtctgaaggtggatctgttgttgatcatataaatgaattcaatataatCGTAAGTCAACTAAGTTCggtgaaaattaatttcaaggatgaaattaaagcgttgattttgatgtcatctttactcGAGTCGtaggatactgttgttgccgcaatcagcagttcccgaggatctgataaactgaagtttgatgaaattcgagatgtagttctcagcgaaagtattcgcaaacgagaaactattcatctggtagtgctctcagtgttgaccaacggggaagaagtaaaccgaAGGGCTCAAACAAAGgacgatcaaaatcaaagaaccaagaaaaatcttcaaatagaccaaacgtaacgtgttggaattgtggagaaaaaggtcactttTGGACAAATTGGACAAGACCAAAGAgcaagcagaatcacaaatctagagatgatgattctataaattcagcagaagacatttGGAATGCTCTAATCCTTAGCGTGGACAGTTCGATTggatcctggattttggattcaggcgcatcttttcatttgtctctaaataaagagttgttcaGGAATTTCAAGtcgaaaattttgaaaaggtgtatcttgccgacaacaaagatttggagattaaaggaaaaggagatgtCTACATAAAAGCTCCGAcaggaaatcagtggacattaaaggatgtccGATATTTttctggtctcaagaagaatcTGATCTCTATTGACTAGTTGGACAGCACAGGTTACACAACAAAGTtagggaagagttcgtggaagattatgaagggtgctacGGTGGTAGCACGTAGCTCAAACtttggaaccttatacaccactgcagggtgtataaacatagctgctgttgctgagagtgcttcaaattcaagtctatggcacaatagacttgaacATATGAGcgtgaaaggaatgaagacgCTGGCTGCGTAAGGAGTTTTAGAAgatctgaaatctgttgatgtgggtcgttgtgagaactacgttatgagcaagcagaaacgagttagcttcacaagaactgccagagaattgaagaaagtgcggttggaaatgaaaccagatgtggagcaaggtttgAAGACaatgaagcaagtgggagttgaactTGAGTTGTAGgaaaactcacctagtgatgttgtagtagatactcatgaaacttcTGAGACTACTactgaggaaccagatgtgaaGCAAAGTTCCAAGACCACAAAGCAAGTgagagttgagcttgagttgtaggaaaactcacctagtgatgttgcagcagatactcatgaaactcctgagactactgctgGGGAatcagatgtggagcaaggttctaAGACAACGAaacaagtgggagttgaggttgagttgcggaaaaaaaatcacttagtgatgttgtagcagatactcaagaaactcctgagactgttGCAGAGGAACCAGCAGTAGAGCAAGTGACATCTGAACcgatgttgagaagatcatccagtactatcagagtactagatatgtatgtaccttcattacactctctgttgctgatgaaaggaaaccagagccctttgatgaggccctacagttggaggatacaaccgtaggagcaagccatggatgatcagacgtctaggcttcaaaaatgcgttgtactgaggctgagtacgtgaCAATAGTTGAAGCTGAATAGAAGACAATAtggatgactgactatctgGAAGAATTGGGCAAAAAGCAGCATAAAGAGattctttatagagatagttagagtgtcatacagttggtgaggaacccggtctatcatttaaagacaaaacacagaagacgataccatttcacttgcaagttagtgaaagatggtgatgtgtttagagaaaatagagggtgcaaagaatccagcaaacatgttgacaaaatgtgttaaTGTTAGGAATATTGAGattgtgcaaagcctcaattggtatgatgcatgaagatgctcatggtcgtttgagaatgaaattcttagtTGACTAGATCAGTTTGAGAGAATTGTaaggttatggagtctgctgctgcttatttatagcttagtgTTATACATCgtaaaactatatttggtaaatgacatataaactagaatgttataaatagtaaacagttatgtatagtaaaaaggTATGtatggtagatagttatatatagtagaggGTTATATGTgtggtaaagttatatatagtaagctaaacGATAGGTAAATAatactttctatattttctgtATTCTCTCATGTACATACATCCTtgtagtcatcaatataaatcctttagtcggagttctccttgcattttctctattttgttctttgtgttcatctaaatcAAGTGTGTGCGCtattgtgcgatcctaacagttAACACCTATAACAACAAATCCATGAGATTCTAAAAACCGAAACTCATATCTTGTTTTCGATGAAAATGAACGTTGATAAAACGCGAAACGTACCTCTTGTGTACGTGCAGTCGTCGACAATGTCTTTCGTGGCATAGGTGGTCGTTCTTGGTGTCGGATGCATCAGTTTAGTCTCGCcgaaaaatgttttcaaaatccCTCTCTACCTCATGTTTTCCCTCTTTATTCTCTGTTGTAGATGTTCGTGGGGGAGTCTGGCTAAACGTTATGCCGTCAAGAGAGTCTTGGGGCGCGCGTCTGCTTCTTCAGAGCATTGCCCAAGAACTCCGGTGCCTCGCCGAAATTCTCAGGGCTTCCAGCCactcttttgtttgtttttttaaaataaaactgctcattttgaaatttaacaGTGGAGTCACACTCTCTCATTGACTCTAGAAAGATTTGGTTTATGTCGGATTATAAAAATTGTTcataaaagaatttgtgaTAGGTCCTATAAGATGTAATTACAGTCAATTATGAACTATTTGCGAATGATCCAATTATTTGTAATGACTATACAATAGACGCAACTTATCTTACTGTGTATAAGAGTACAATTAGGACTCTAAAGGAGTGACggtaataaattaaaattgattaattcaAAAGTATAATTAAgtaatttagtattatttgaaCTTATAATTGGTAGATTAATAACTTATGAGAATCAATTtagttgaaatgaaaattttaaatatttaaattaatatctaaaatattagatatattaaatagaaatgagaaaatatatttaatttaaaaagctcattttatatgtaaaatacaaagaaaaaaaatatatttaatttgaagtatgaaactaatatttaatatattcgATATAAATTAGATAgaaattgaatagaaattgagaaaaatatatttaatttgaaataggttaatattaaatataatatatatttattatatttgatatattaaatttaaatatactcCATCTAATTTAAAAgtctatattaaaatataaataatattcaaatgagttaaatatatattaaaatatattacttaatttaaataagatattatatcgacttaaatattcaaatttattatttgatcaaaattatatgcattaaaaatttaaatttattatttgatcaaaattatatgcattaaaaatttaaatttattatttgataaaactCGTAAATAGGATTTTTAGGTGGAATCAATAAGTAACTCACCCTCTTTCCTTGCTATCGTGGAAATTCCCAGTCAAGTTGTAGGTCATGACAGGCTCGATTTTTTTCATGCTACCGTCGTATTTCTCGATCTCTTTGAGCTTGAACTTCTAATTTAACCtaacaaataaaagtaaaaaaatttatttatttggaagtTACCAAACTCATCCGTTCTTTTGGATAAGATTTGTataagcataaaaaaataaggggAAAGACTATTGAAGCATCTATTGCCTAAAAGAGTAGCTCACGACATATGAAAACAAGACAATCTTAAGATTctcgtaattaattagaaaatgagAGGTTTTAAACATCTTGTTTTCTAATCCGTCCATCTCAATGTGTTTGATTGAGTTAGGGTTCAATTTCTAATCTTGCTGACTATCATAAAAGTTAATGCTATTAAGACTTTTACattagattagattagatGAGATGAGGACATTTTGTCCTActagataataataataataaaaatcatattttcatCATCCCAACACTTTCAAACTATGTCATTTAATCTTCCAACactactttaaattttattaatattaaaattcgtTTATTTTAGAAATCTAATTGAATATGACGTGgataaatgaataaaagatatatttataataccctttttgttaaatagttaaattaatatatttatttcttgaaattctcaattatttatatttctaaatttaatttttattttgattttactAACTCATATAACATTAGGAAAAGAATTTAGCATGAAGAATTATACGCTAACatgtcaaaatttaaatcactttctgattaattattaaaaagacgATTTTTGGTGAAGCACCCGTAAACCCGCAACGGAATGACCCCTCACGATTTCTTCAAATACTTTCACTAGCTTACAAATTTGATTCTAATTCGAGTGTACATGATTTAGCATAGCAGTATTTGTGAGTTGTCATTAGTCGAATTATGACATATTTTAGACTAACTCAATTGTTTaagttttttcaaataaaacaacTCAGATTAAATAgtgaacccaacccaattcaactataaatttaaatttgattcagattgtttttatttatttgaacctaATTCCAACTAGTAAAGATACGAGTAAAGTtaggttattttaaaaatacttaaattattgaatattatttattttgaatttaaaaaaaaaaagaaataaaaaaaaaattgtgttgaTCGATTTTGTATATGAAGAAATATAATAGACAAAAGTTGACTGAATTTTGTCcacaaaaatgaagagaatCAAAGTCAAGCTAATCAAACCTAACAAATTCCTAGAAATTTCCAAACATTtggatttataattattattattattagtatggGTTTCCTATTTTatcactttattttaatttgccGTATTCATCAATTTATTTGCGCCCTCAACGCCGATATTTGGAGCATAAACTAACTTTACCCCCACCCCTACACATCATCACTTCCACACATTTAGTGCTATTTGCATCATTACTTTACGTCATCAAAAACTTTTTGCTTCACTTTTTTAATTAcagaaattattttctaagtttctcaattttttagttatataattattaattctaTTTCGTATCTGATTAATACTATGactcataaataaatatttgatatttaaaatttataatataaatataatttttaaataattaataaaaaataatttaacaaattagcTAGAAAATAGAGTGAGATTAGGtcaatcaatttaaaatttaaaattagttgaagaattttcaaattcaaattaagaaaGGCTAATTTTAGATGAACCGCAACGGAATGACCCCTCACGATTTCTTCAAATACTTTCTCTAGCTTACAAATTTGATTCTAATTCGAGTGTGCATGATTTAACATAGCAGTATTTGTGAGTTGTGATTAGTCGAATTATGACATATTTTAGACTAACTCAATTGTTTAAGTTTACTCAGATAAAATAgtgaacccaacccaactcaactataaatttaagtttgattcagattgtttttatttatttgaacctaATTCCAACTAGTAAAGATACGAGTAAAGTtaggttattttaaaaatacttaaattattgaatattatttattttgaatttaaaaaaaaaaagaaataaaaaaaaaattgtgttgaTCGATTTTGTATATGAAGAAATATAATAGACAAAAGTTGACTGAATTTTGTCcacaaaaatgaagagaatCAAAGTCAAGCTAATCAAACCTAACAAATTCCTAGAAATTTCCAAACATTtggatttataattattattattattagtatggGTTTCCTATTTTatcactttattttaatttgccGTATTCATCAATTTATTTGCGCCCTCAACGCCGATATTTGGAGCATAAACTAACTTTACCCCCACCCCTACACATCATCACTTCCACACATTTAGTGCTATTTGCATCATTACTTTACGTCATCAAAAACTTTTTGCTTCACTTTTTTAATTAcagaaattattttctaagtttctcaattttttagttatataattattaattctaTTTCGTATCTGATTAATACTATGactcataaataaatatttgatatttaaaatttataatataaatataatttttaaataattaataaaaaataatttaacaacCCAAATTAGCTAAAATTAGCTAGAAAATAGAGTGAGATTAGGTCTAAAtcgatttaaaatttaaaattagttaatgaattttcaaattcaaattaagaaaggctaattttagattagtgtaaaagaaaagagaagaaaagtatTAATAAGGCGGCGGTGTATGGAGGCGATGGTCAAAAGAAAGCGGTTGTTATAAGCGGCGAGTGGCGTTTCCGTATGGACGTGTGTCTTGCATTTGGGTCCCACGCGCATTTACAGCTTACGCGCTCTTCATTTACCACGTGCTCCCCTTCCCTCACACGTATTCTCTTGCATTCCACTTTATATGGTAactaatactatttttaaattattatttgtaaattttgaacataatatataatataatgaaataaataaggatgaaaatggaaagtttGAAATACATTaccaaaatgaagaaaagagagtgcggttaaaagtaaaaaaataaaaaataaaaaataaaaatgagaatttaCGGCTGCCGTTACTATATATTAACCCCTTTTCTGTCTCTTCTTCTCCCAAACCCTcgattctttttctctctgtttttgtttctttctctgcAACTCTCCAACCATCTCCCATGGGGAATTATATTTCTTGCTCCTTGGCTACGCCGTTGATCAAGAATTTCAAGGCGGTTAGGGTCGTGCTTCCAGGCGGCGAGGTTCGCCAGTTCCGGGAGTCGGTGAACGCGGCGGAGCTAATGCTCGAATGTCCTACTCACTTTCTCGCCAACGCTCAGTCTCTCCACATCGGCCGCAGATTCTCCGCACTCGCTGCTGACGAGGAATTGGAGTTTGGTAACGTTTACCTCATGTTTCCGATGAAGAGAGTTAACTCCGTTGTCACGGCGGCGGATTTAGCCACTTTCTTCATGGCGGCTAACTCTGCGGCTAGGCGGATTTCGGCCGCTAAGGTTAGGGTTATACATGAGAATCGGAATCGAGAATCAGGTGAATCGGAGGCGGAATCGAGGCCGAGAATTAGCGATGAAAATAACGGACCGAGATTGAGCTTGGAAGGAATCGAGGGATTTCCGATGCATCGATTGTCAGTTTGCCGGTCCAGGAAGCCATTGTTGGAGACGATTAAAGAAGAGCATATTAGGGGAAGATAGGAAGATTTGAATACATTGATTAGGAATCTGTATGGGTAGTccaacttcaattttttgatCGGATCTCGAATTTTGAAGAGCACAATTTCGGTGGGCGGATTGAAAAGTCCGTTCATCTGGAATTTCATTGGGCGCGCCTGGTTTCATCAGACGGAGTCCAACCTCAAGTTGTTCCGAGGATGAAACGGCGTCGTACCTGTGCTACCCTTtccattcttatttttttacctgaaattgaaataaagttTTGACAGTAAATTACCAGTTTACTGTGGTTGTGAAAAAATAatgttctatttttataataaatatgtgtggagatgaaatattttgagattattttatttctatagcATTATGTATATTTTCTTAGACATACATTTTATGTgactaaaagaaataataaaaaaaaaaaaaaaaaNNNNNNNNNNNNNNNNNNNNNNNNNNNNNNNNNNNNNNNNNNNNNNNNNNNNNNNNNNNNNNNNNNNNNNNNNNNNNNNNNNNNNNNNNNNNNNNNNNNNNNNNNNNNNNNNNNNNNNNNNNNNNNNNNNNNNNNNNNNNNNNNNNNNNNNNNNNNNNNNNNNNNNNNNNNNNNNNNNNNNNNNNNNNNNNNNNNNNNNNNNNNNNNNNNNNNNNNNNNNNNNNNNNNNNNNNNNNNNNNNNNNNNNNNNNNNNNNNNNNNNNNNNNNNNNNNNNNNNNNNNNNNNNNNNNNNNNNNNNNNNNNNNNNNNNNNNNNNNNNNNNNNNNNNNNNNNNNNNNNNNNNNNNNNNNNNNNNNNNNNNNNNNNNNNNNNNNNNNNNNNNNNNNNNNNNNNNNNNNNNNNNNNNNNNNNNNNNNNNNNNNNNNNNNNNNNNNNNNNNNNNNNNNNNNNNNNNNNNNNNNNNNNNNNNNNNNNNNNNNNNNNNNNNNNNNNNNNNNNNN from Cucurbita pepo subsp. pepo cultivar mu-cu-16 unplaced genomic scaffold, ASM280686v2 Cp4.1_scaffold000458, whole genome shotgun sequence includes:
- the LOC111785350 gene encoding uncharacterized protein LOC111785350, whose amino-acid sequence is MGNYISCSLATPLIKNFKAVRVVLPGGEVRQFRESVNAAELMLECPTHFLANAQSLHIGRRFSALAADEELEFGNVYLMFPMKRVNSVVTAADLATFFMAANSAARRISAAKVRVIHENRNRESGESEAESRPRISDENNGPRLSLEGIEGFPMHRLSVCRSRKPLLETIKEEHIRGR